The Spirosoma radiotolerans genome has a window encoding:
- a CDS encoding ABC transporter permease, translating into MNLPAWIARRYFFSRKKRSFISWLSILSMLGVGVGTMALVVVLSVFNGMEELNRQIFKTFESDMTVAPKQGKRFMASPTLLAQLRATPGVSLLTTIAQDNALARYGNAQTVIRLKGVDDNYVQRQQLDSAMLEGKLLFRRNGVNYAIVADGVRNDLTISPVDILTPLEILYPESGQTLSVLNPDAFNREALTVAGVFFIESKYDNFVLAPISVARALFGYKPNEVTSLEIQLRPGTNEEKARQALQEVVGKDLVVQSRDDLNVDLYRAIRVEKLFVALTLSFIILVASINIFFSLSMLVIEKKADIRILYALGATRQMVRRIFLTEGAIIALTGALAGLVLGVVICLAQESYGFIRMGMASSIVDAYPVRLDASDIVMTGLLSIVVTVLTSWFPAQRAANTL; encoded by the coding sequence GAAAAAAACGCAGTTTCATCAGCTGGCTATCTATTTTGTCGATGCTCGGCGTGGGCGTTGGCACCATGGCGCTGGTGGTGGTACTGTCGGTATTCAATGGAATGGAAGAGTTGAACCGGCAAATTTTTAAAACCTTTGAATCCGATATGACCGTAGCCCCTAAACAGGGTAAGCGGTTTATGGCTTCGCCGACGCTGCTCGCCCAACTGCGGGCAACGCCAGGTGTTAGTTTATTGACAACCATTGCGCAGGATAATGCGCTGGCCCGTTACGGCAATGCCCAGACCGTTATCCGCCTGAAAGGCGTGGATGATAATTACGTTCAACGGCAGCAGCTTGACTCCGCCATGCTTGAAGGCAAGCTACTCTTTCGTCGGAATGGGGTTAACTATGCCATTGTTGCGGATGGCGTTCGCAATGACCTGACCATTTCGCCCGTCGATATTCTAACGCCCTTGGAGATCCTGTATCCCGAAAGTGGGCAGACATTAAGTGTCTTGAATCCCGATGCATTCAACCGCGAGGCCCTGACGGTTGCTGGTGTGTTCTTCATCGAGTCGAAGTACGACAATTTTGTACTGGCGCCAATTAGTGTGGCGCGTGCCTTATTTGGCTATAAACCAAATGAAGTAACGAGTCTGGAAATCCAGCTCCGTCCGGGTACCAACGAAGAAAAAGCCAGGCAGGCTCTGCAGGAAGTAGTCGGGAAGGACTTGGTGGTTCAAAGCCGGGATGACTTGAATGTAGACCTCTACCGAGCCATCCGCGTTGAAAAGTTATTTGTAGCCCTGACCCTTTCGTTCATCATCCTGGTGGCGTCGATCAATATTTTCTTCTCACTGTCGATGCTGGTCATCGAAAAAAAAGCCGACATCCGGATTCTGTACGCGCTGGGGGCTACGAGGCAGATGGTACGCCGGATTTTTCTGACCGAAGGCGCCATCATCGCTCTGACCGGCGCATTGGCGGGCCTGGTTCTTGGGGTCGTTATTTGTCTGGCGCAGGAAAGTTACGGCTTCATCCGTATGGGCATGGCCAGCTCAATCGTTGATGCGTATCCGGTACGGCTCGATGCCAGCGACATTGTCATGACTGGCTTGCTCAGCATTGTCGTGACGGTTCTAACGTCCTGGTTTCCTGCCCAGCGAGCCGCCAATACATTGTGA